A window of Eulemur rufifrons isolate Redbay chromosome 18, OSU_ERuf_1, whole genome shotgun sequence genomic DNA:
CACTTCTTTCACATACTGGACctcagttctttccttttttaaagaatatacaaTGGGCTTATGTTCCGTCAGTTTCTAATATGAACTTGGTCTTGGGAAGTGTGTAATATGTGTGAGTCTTTTGGATCCTCTGCTATCAGGGATGTAGCAGATATTCTATTGCTGTTTCTTACTTTAAAACCGTAGTCCACAAATACTGAACACTGTAACAGTACCTTGAATCAGTATTTAAAGATTTtccaagagttcttttttttcctctttttctctagtGGTGGCCCCATGGTGTAATGGTTAGCACTCTGGACTTTGAATCCAGCGATCCGAGTTCAAATCTCGGTGGGACCTGTTTTGATTTCTGCGACCTATGTTTCTCTCAAATCGCTAGTACATCCCAGTCTATGAATTTATCTTCTGCTCGGTATTTCCTCTCTCCTCATCCCCTTATGCTACTaattctaatttctgttttttgaaaagtATCTTGTCCTTGTAGAATCTTCACTTTTTCTCCTAATACCTACTTTTGCCTGGGTTCCCAAAATCAGTCAGATCCTAAGTTATCTGTGTGCTCAGAATGCTCAACAGTTCATGTGTCAGGGGCTCCTCCtgtgaatgttttcttctttggagCCCCCTCAAAATGTGTTGGCCTAATGCAAGAATGTACATTAAGAATTGCAGGGAGCAGCTCCTCATGTAAGGATTCCAAAGCATAATGGTTAGCACGCTGGACTCAGAATCCAGGAATTTGAGTCAAAATCTCTTTGGGACTTTAGGAACACCTTGGTGATTTTTCCTCTGTGGTTCTCCATTTCGCCCATTCTTCTCCATTAGCTCACCTTTGAGGTTTGTTGTGCAAAGGTACCATGGTATAATGGTTAACTCTCTGGACTCCAAATACAGGAATCCCAGCTGTCAGTGGGATTCTAAATTCCTTCTATTGACTCTCCACAGTTCAAAACATATCCTCTGTGATTTCAATAACATGAAAAGAGCCCCATGAACTCCTCTAGCCTCTAAAAGTTGTTCCAGAATAAGCGCTGTAAACTTTCTTTCGGCTATTCAGCCCTAGTCACGGTAGCGTCTTAGTgcctctgtattagtttcctgttgtgGCTGTAAGTAacaattaccacaaatttagtggcttaagaaaatatgaaattatttcttacagttttggagatCAACAGTGTagaatcaaagtgtcagcagggctatATATCTTCTGGAGACGTCATAGGATTCATTTGCCATGTGGGCCTCACCAACATGCCGCTTATTCATCAACGCAGGTAAACTGAGAAGGCAATAGTTCAAATTTGTTGGTTGGATGGCAGTCTTGATCTTTTTTAACCTAATCATGAAAGTGACATCTGtcacattttctatattttataggtTAGGAGCAAGTCACTATGTCTAGCTCCCACTCAAAGGGAGGGGATTACACAAGAAGTGTGCCCACTACACTGTGTTTTAAATACCCCAGAGACCCCAAGGTGGAATGAGCTCTGACTGGTGCTGGCCTACTGCTGTGACTGACACTTTGCAGGTACCTTCTTTCCGTAGTCAGGAAGTGCTATACTGAGAGCAATTCCTGGTACTTCCCATTGAGAAAATTATCTCGTGGctgaaactttttttgtttttctttatatatcttccTTTATAATTATAAAGGCTAACATAGTGACACTTCtctacagaaaaagttttttttttaataaaataaataaataaataatctctaGGAATAATGCCCTGAcatggatatttctcaaaagtTTCCCATGGATTCCAATGTGCAGCATGGAAAACCACTGAGCTAATttttccctgaccaccctgttTAAGTTGTCTCTGCTCAAATGCATTTACCACCTTCTGGCATaccatatatttgatttttaaggtTTTAATTGCCTATTTCTACATAATTAAGTTTCATCAGGGCAGGGAATTTTGTGTGTAGTATATAAAACTGTACTTAGAACAGTGACTGGTACATAtaagatacttaataaatatttgtcaaaagattgaatgaatgaatgaatcaatggaCTCTTCAGGCCCAGGTTTGTTTATTATGCTTTATAATTCCTAATGCCAACACTACCAAcaccaagtaatttttttttttttttagacagagtctaactctgttgcccaggctaaagtgccatggcatcagcctagctcacagcaacctcaaactcctgggctcaagtgatcctcctactctgggcttcagagtagctgggactataggtgcatggcaccacgcccagctaattgttcatttttagtagagatggagtctcattcttgcttaggctggtctcaacctcctgccctcaagtgatcctcctgccttggcctcccagagtgttagggctacaggtgtgaaccactgcaccagGCTGAGaacaagtcattttttttttctttccagaaacatTTCAGAATTTGTCACTCACTTAAGCTTTAAAACACTGAAACTTtgtatattttcctgttttagcTTGGCATGTTTTGAAACTGATTTGATACTTAATATGTTTGATACTTATTAAATCATCTCCTGCTACCTCCTTAGAGTATGCAATTTGAATCTTGATCATATTACAaatttgatctttatttttccttcatcctcattttcttatttattgtatGTTACATCATgtcataaaacacacacacatataattattttttgtaattatgttgtatatagatgagaaaaagaaaagctgccCCTGGCATCCAGGAACTGGTCTGACCCTATCCACTAGGCCTGGGTGTTGTCAGGAATGGGCCTGGTGCTCACAGCTAGGGCATGAGGTTCTTCTGTTGAATATAAACAATCTCACAGACAGAACATTAGTCTCAGACTGATCTTTCCGATTGTGATGAAATGATACAGAAACAACCAAACAGAAAACATATCAACAACAAAACATTTCATAATCTTGTCTAAGCACTGATAATAAAACAAAGTCACTACGTAAACCACAAATATACCAAACATCCACTTCTACTAACTAATATGAAGCACCACtgcttttatagttttagcttcaTTCTATTCTTACCTCCCTCTAGATAAAATTTATGAAGCTACCTAATTACAGAATTATGCCCTCCCTTCCTGACAGCATCCAATCCAGAAGAAAGCCCTGCTTCCTTTTTCACCCTCCCTGAAATCACCCAACACAAGCACACAAAAAAGAGGTATTTGTCAACACCTTTTCACTGAGATTCTCCAAGGTTTCTTATGATGTGTATTCTTCCTAGTTGCAGCAGCAACAAACCCATTTTATCCAATCCTAGGTGTATTCCTGGTAGTCTTTGGCTGGAGGGCATAGAaataggtaataataataaaaaatgacaatacTAAATTACCATTTTTTGGTCACATTTCTTTGTACAAAATaagcaagacaaaacaaaaacccctgtGATGGCTCTACAATTCTTCAAGATACAGTTCAAAATCTTTGGTCTGACATTCAGAACCAATCACAATTTGACCTTAACTCACTACTTCTACTTTTTCACCTGTCACCCACTTGGGCTTCCAGAAGAGGTTGATAGTTATTATTTCTCAGAGACATTAGTGTAATCATATGGCAGGCATCCTTCTGAGAATCCTACAGAGGAGTGTCCAGGGATGCAACAATAATTACAACTGGTTTAATGATGCTGTTCATAGTGTTCATATACATggccaaatagaaaaaaacaaaatccaatttgattttgaaaggaaaagcAGTCACTAACTGCATTCTCCTTTGTTAATTTCTCCCAATTCCACCCCCACCTTAGGAAGTGTACTTTGTCGTCTTTATTCAGCCTCACCCGTCCCCTCTGCAGTCtcccttttagtttttttttttttaatcgaaGTAAGAGGGCCATTTACAGAGAGCAGAGACATCAATTTCATCAGTGAAAACATAcactaaaacaatagaaattgcGAAACAAAACTCtgttgagtaaataaatacatttttcgtGAGTAAGCTCAGCATGTGGGACGAGGTGGCCGAGTGGTTAAGGCGATGGACTGCTAATCCATTGTGCTCTGCACGCGTGGGTTCGAATCCCACCCTCGTCGTTTGGTGTTTAGTCCCTCTGCTGTTTCGTGAGAGTGAGATTTCCTGCCAGCATACACAGAGTTGGGAGCcttggaaaaaggaaaagtcccaACTGTGCATGGACGAACAATTTCCTCTGCCACTAGTGGGCtcccctcccattttacagaggattGGTGGGAAGTTACGAGATTTAAACTCTCATAGCGGTGAACACATCAGGCAGAGGTGTGCTCACCGTTGTTTCAGGTTGTCGAAACACGGTTGTAGTTGAAAACTGATTTCCCACCTTCGATTTGTGCTTAACCCTCTGCCCCAAGAAGCCCCTGGCCTCTCTCCTGCCAGATAGTGGTCCAGTGGTTGTAAATTACTCCCAACCGGCGAGGTTTCTTAAAATACTGatgtctcttcccctctctcaggTAAAATCAATCGTAATCTTTGGAGGCAGGGTCCAGTGGTCGGTGTTGCACCGGCCTTGGGTCATTCAAATGGGTCTCCCGGGTTGAAAACCACTGCGGGTACCCTTGAGTCACTGCCCCTACCCACTCTTAAGATTTGGTTTCCTTATTTTGGCAGTTTTTATCTAATCCTCTTTGACTTTTAAGTCTCATGCACGTTTCCAGGTTCAGGGCTTTCTCTCAACACCTTATTATCACCTTCTCCACCAAACTGCCTTTATCTGACCACTGGTCCCTGCCTTTCAGGGGGAGAAATTGTCCACATGCTCTACGTTTGCCCATGCTGTTCCTTCTACCTGGAGGgtctctccttccttctggcAAAATCTTTTTGCAAGATCCAGATCAAATGTACCTTCGTTTATGTGAATCTGCAAACAGAAAGCATCATTGTTCTCTTAATATTTTAgttgaattaatttaaattgaagGTCTTCTCCAGCTACTCCAGCCtctatttatttctcccttctttgATCATCTTCTGTCACTTGTATCTTATTTTTAGAACATCCTCCCATAAAATCTCACCAGTCACCTGTTTTCACTTTATAGTAAACTATAGCAAGGTACTGTCTACAGAGAGTAGAATAACAAAATTTTCAGGGATCATAAAGATGATCGCTTTGAAAAATTTCTCTCCGTTTATCACCTGtcttttttacaaatgaggggaaaaaagtagGGAGCAGATAAACGAATTCTTTAAGAACCCACCTTTCCTTGTTAAATAACCAACCTTAAAGTTTGTGGGAACCAAGTTGTTTCAGATCAAGTGGTTAAGGTGATGAAGTCTTTCCAATTGGTTCAAACCCTGACACTGGGATTGTGACTTTTGACAGAAAAAtcttctgaaatatatttcttataaatgcacAGATCTCCCAAACCCTCATAAGGACTgaggcctcaaactcctgggctcgagcaatcctgccaccttggcctccccaaaagctggaattacaggtgcaagccaccatgatGTAAGTATGGCTTTTTTTTCCCTActctttctgaaaacattttatttatttttttaatttttgctctcCTGTCCTGCCCTCTCCATAAGTGTGGCTTTTTAAGACAATatctgtttttgaattttactATGGTATATGTGGTTCAAAGATGGTTTACAAACTTTAACCCATTTAATCTTGGAAGTAAACACTTGAGAGGTGATGATCTGGATTAGAAGCCATCTGGAAGTCTTCAGGAATTGGATGATATACTtcgtatattttgtttttttctccaatgaagaataaaaaatgtttgatgTTGTGGATGGCTGAGCAGTCTtactcctcccacctccctcctcaaTTTACCTTCCTTTTATGTCCTTGGCTTTCCAGCTTTGCACATTGTAAACgttcaaaagatatttataaaataaacacttaaaGTCATatgggatatgtgtgtgtgcgcgtgtgcgttggtggagggaggagaaggattGAGACCTCATCTAGGCAGAACGGAATATACCCAGGTTATTTGTCACTCCTTTTattggtctcataagattatataTCATTCCTTTTAATAAACACCAAACAATGATTTGAAATGTGGTCATATCCCTTTGTGGTGTTACAAAGCAGGGAGGTAGATTTGGGGCAATTTTCCTTGTGTCCCTTACCTCTTTTAAACCCAAAGttcctatttttcctttaatactaaaaaaattagttttgctGTATTTTAAGAATGAGGTGCCAAGTTGAACTGTACCCACATCGTAAAGTACAGCCATCCATATATGCTTGGCCTAAAGCTGTTGACCTTCAACACACAGATGCTTattgttatacatttttaagtatttgtgtTATTTTGTCATGGGAAATAACTGACTGAAACACATAATCTTTGCTTCTtacaattcataataaaaatcattatatttttgaACTGTAGGGGAGACAAAATTTTACCTCTATCTTTTTAGAACTTTTCCCATTGGGCCTGATACTTAAATTGACATAAGACATCAACAGGACAAAAGCATACAAATTCCtttaatacaaattttacatGGTACAGGAGCCTTCGGAAGGAAATGAAGATGCTATTATGCAGTTTGAGTTGAACATTTACATACTGAATTTGACAAAAAATAGTCAATTATACAAATGTAACAAGGCAAAGTGACTTGGGCTAGCATAGTTAATTGGGTTGAAAAGTGGCTACAAGGATAAGGGCTACTTTAACAAGGTTTGTATAGATTTTCCTAGGCCTCAATTTCCCATTCTTGATAAGAATTATTCTTTTTGGTTTACAGAGGACTTCTTTCACATGGCAATTTCATCTTTTGATTTTAAGAGACAGAGGGAAGATCAGAGTGGTATTCTTGCACCTGTTTTCAAGTGCCTTTAACTCAACATAGGCAATATGCTAAAGTGGTATATTTTTAACTCCTTCAGAACCTATTTCTTCTAATATAcagtataatttattatatattctataatctacttattcattttgtgttttctgtgttgactctttccctcttcccctacccccaaaccTCTTAGGCCAtggatttttgtgtatttttttcacaGGATCCTGGTATCCTAGATCCTATATTCTATTATAGAAGAATAGTTCCTAGAATAGTGGCTGGGGTGGTGGGGTTATGGCGGGGAAGAGTGTAGGTGCTTCATAAACATTTACAGAAGTCCCCCCTTATTCAAGGTTTCATTTTCTGTGGCTTCAGTTAGCCACAGTGAACTGAGGTCTGAAAACTGATGAGCATAGTAAAATAAGGTATtttgaaagacagagagagaaattacATTCATAAAACTTGTACTAAAGAATGTATGttgttgtaattgttttattagttattatcttttactatgcctaatttataaactaaactttatcataggcatgtatgtatagaaaaaaccCATAGTCTTTACAGAATCAGTACTAtgcatggtttcaggcatccactgggatcTTAGAATGTGTCTCCTATTGATAAGGTGGGAACTGctgttttaaatttatgaatcTGTTTTGCCCCCATCCAGCTGAGCCAAACTCCCAGTGTTTGTGATTCACATctagaaatctttcttctttatttttgttcttccaCTCACTTTTTCTATCCTTCTCTAATGAGTGgtttttagggttttttctttctcttgaatcCCTTTCTCAATGCAGAGAGGCTTATGCATTTATCAGAggttgcatatatttttattttctggatttgGGACAAGCTCCTAAATTCCAGTGGCCATTTAGGACTCAGGATGTCCACACATTGCCCTATCTCTTTCAATTGCTCCCTTTTGACACTTCCCAGTTTGgaaaatctctctttctttcataacCTTTCCTGTCAGtgcaggggaaaaagaaagaaaaagaagaaggaaaaatttgtgtcagaaacatttttatcttcttgGATCAGAATTTCTACTTCCATTAAATACTTGGGGAGGGTGTGGATCCTCTGGAGAAAGTCTTGTTCATCCTCTGATACGGAGGATTAGATATTGgtcagagagagaggaggaagcttTTCCGTGTTCTCAGAATTGAGAAAAAAGGTGAGCACTATGAGTATTTTCAACTATAACTTTACTCACTTTCAAAGGTTGTTCTTAGGCGGGGCTATGTggcttgggaggtggaggtggagacgatggcttgagcccaggagtttgaggctccagtgagctatgattgtgtcactgcattccagcctgtgtgacagagtgagactctgcctcgaAGAGGTTGTatcttttctctagtttataaAAGGATGCTTAGTGTAAATGGTAGGTTTTTCAAGCAGGAAAGCGGAATGTGGTTTTACATGACATGAGGACTGTGGGGACAAGAGTGactttattgttaaatattttaatccacCTGACTAACCTGGAATCTGGTACTGCCTCCAAAATGTCTAGTTGATGTTTCTTTATGTAGAAACAGCTACTCATTTTAAGTTTCACCTTCCCTCCAAACCAATCCTTGTTGTTGCTTGCTGCATACACCACAGGCTGTGGCTCCTGTAGCCACCTACACATTACTTCCAGAGCACCTATACTTTTTCCCCAAGATAGAAGCCCTGGGTCTAGGGGCTGAAGGGTGGAGATCTACCTGTCTTGCAATGCCCCACCACTCTTGTGTCTGATATCCCCCTAATAATCACCCCCTTACTGACAAACTGTATTTGTCTGCCTCCTTCTTTGGTTTCTTGGCTCCTCCTGCATCTGGGGGTCAATTTGCATATATGGCCCTATCACAGAACAAGAACATTGACATTTTTTAGTCCAAGAAATCTCAAAGTCTGGAAACCAATGCTAAATCTCcaaatttttaatacaatttgaAATCTATGTGATTAAAGGAAATCTAGGTGATTAAAGGAAACCAGAATCACACAGAAGAACTAAGAAAAAGGCTGGGGACAGGAAGAAGTAATTATTACTGTGTTTTAATATTCGTTGTTTTGACCTAGAAACACCCTTATGGCCTCCATGTGATTTAAACCAATGTTCTCATCTGGGTGGAGTCAAATGCTGTATGTTTTACCATGATGTCAACAATTGGAAATTACTTTTCcttaatcttaaaaattattattaaattcaattatttctgcacataaaatgtgtttttaaatattttgctcagCTGTCTTCCCGGTCTTTCTGTTTGCGCGCACACGTTGTAACCAGTTGGGCTCTTTTTAATGACCTTTATATTTCTGCTCAGTGTAGGATTGAATATGAGCTGTTATCGTCCTTTTAAGAAcaacaaaaccaaagcaaaaaagtTAAGAtggaaagagaggagaagagtgAAACTTTGGTAGCAGCAGCAGCCAAAACTCTGTAGGACGTGGGGACCTAGAAGAGGAACGTGAAGAGATTGAGGCCTAGCGCTAAATCCGAGGGAAAAAGCTATAGGTTTCCTACTGTGATAGCCAGTGGGGACTGGGATTGTCTGAAACTCAACAGTTTGACAGAGATTGACTTACAGATCTGAATTCCTTTTTTCAAGAGGCTCAGGACAAACTGAAACACAGGCTTTTAAAATCCAGACTTGGGGAGAACTTCAGAGCCTCACAAAACTGGATGGTTTCATTTCGGTTTTAACTTTCGGCCTGCCTTCACTCTGGCACTGGTTCTCCCAACGCCTTTGAGAACGTCTCCTTCTTCCCTTCAAAAAGGaggtcaaagaaagaaaatggttgaGAAAACCagcgattttttttttcctctccattgAGGCTGGGTAATCGAGCTTTGCACACGTGCGTAAAACACAGCCTCAAAGTAACCACGGAGGGATTCGAACCCTCAATCTTCTGATCCGAAGTCAGACGCCTTATCCGTTAGGCCACGTGGTCCTCGACGGTACGTTTTCTAGTGCAACATTTAGAAAGTAGCTTTCTGGCCCGTACTGAGTGTTCCGTATAATGAATGACCCAAAGGCAAGGGCATCTGTGGCTCCCATGCCACAAAGTCAGGATTTCTGAACGGTTGGGATTATCTCAGTCTTGTGGTACATGGGTACTCCATGGAGAAAAAGTTTCCTCTACGACTCCCAAAGCAAAAAAAGTGGAGTTTATGGGaactaaaatatgcaaaaatattatcTGCactgagagatttttaaaattaaggttaCTCAGGGTTTCTCCCATATTGATGCTCACCCACACCCACCATCTACAGACTCTAGGTAACTGGGGTATCTGCCTAGACAGTTGTCAAGGAAACTGCACCTGGAAGGCAGTTTTACCACGAGGCAACATCTGCAAGATCGTCTCTCTTGCCATCCTGCATGACCTCTATGACAATTTTCCCTTCCTCACACTGTTCTGGCACTTTCTCTGATTGTTATATGTGATATCAGAGCACTTTTCATAGTATGTCCCTGTTTGaggtgagaaaaaaagagaatacctTTCTTGGGGTTTCTCAGAAGTATAGAGAGGTCCAGGGCCATTACTATTTTTGAGGGTGCCATATATTAAGAAGAAACAcgaaatagaaacagaaacattttgactattaacaatatttacattaaatagaTGAATCACCATAAAAACATGATGCAGTAAAATCGtattatggagaaaatatttatacaatgtataatattttgtAGAGTGCTTGGTCCCATAATGGAGTATAAATTTAAAGTTGTGTTTTGGATGGCTTCTTTCAAGCCTGTTAGTTAATCTCTGTGACCTCATGAACCCCATTTGATGATAGTGTCCCCAGTCTACACATAAGgcatttccttaattttcttaaatCGCGGACACTGGGAGCAAAGGCCCTCCTGGCTCATTTGTAATAGTCTTGGCTTTTCTGGATTGACAAATTAGCAGCCTCTGGAGCACAGAAATGAGGCCTTTTACATAGTCTTTCTTTACTTAGCCATAGAATAACATCTGGCGAATAGAAGGAACTCAATAACAATATGTTCTCAATATATtctcatatatacattttttaaaattctgcaagcATCTTTAACATAGGGATTATTTAACCAGAAGATTCTTGTATTCCACAAAAATCTGAACATGGATATattgctctctttctcttttcctggagGCAGAAATGTCAGTTGAAGGCTATTGCAATATTCTGAGACATGATTATGGCTAAACCAACATAGGTAGTGCTGACAGAAGTAGTGAGAAGTGGttgaattctaaatatattttgaaggattTGCTGATTAGATTGGGgatgtgagagaaaaagaaaagtcatatatATCTCCAGGATATTTTTTGGTGTAACAACAAAGTTTGCATTGACTGAGATGGGGGTGACTTCAGGAGGAACACAGGAGGTGAATAGGAAGTGAGCAGAACacagtcatttttctcttcaaatccTTCTGGACACACGACCTCACCTCCATACTCTATCACACTGAATTATTTGTATTGTAGTTCTTTAGGAACCCTTATCTATCATGTCTccttgtatttgtttctttttcctagaaTGCTCTTCTTGGCTGTCTGGCATTTTGACTCAAAACCTGCCACCATTCCAGAATTAGAAAATTGCTAAAGCAAAGTTAATGTAGCAAAccaattttagttttctttttatttatttattatttcaggaaattatgggggtaagCATGTGTTTTATGTTCTTGTAGCTTTGTTTTCAACATCTAGCTATGACATCAATTCTTAAAATCCGTTGTCTCTATattgataaatgaaaattaatatcaCAATTTCTACTATAAATACCTGTTTTTATGACGTGAAAATCACCTGTGAGCAAATGGAAAGgtaaatttaaatgttatgtttttattttctcaattttagttttcatttatctctgtAGATAAGTGCTATCATGATGGCCTTTAGTAAAGTACTGGTTAACATTCTGGGTaactataagagaaaaaaaagaaagaagagtataGCAGAGGATGGTTTCGATCCATCGACCTCTGGGTTATGGGCCCAGCACGCTTCCGCTGCGCCACTCTGCTTCCCTATCGTTGTGGTTTTCTACTAATATTCTTAACTGGTGCTTAGAAAAATCTTGTgctaggaatttgtctatttattttaatgcctTGGCTATCAAAAGTTGCCAATTCTCTTTCGAATAAGGCTTCTTGCTACCAtaatcaaagagaaaacaaaactaggaatagagaaGTAAACATTACCACACTGGTAAGTTACTGGGTGCAGATATGAGGGGTGGCTAGCTATTTAAATGAGAATTACACACTTCTAATaaacagggaaggaagagaaacaaacTGGTAATGCAACACGGGCCTCCTCGCGGCGGGCGAGAATTATATTTCCGAATCACTAACCAACCATAGTTTTGCCTTCGGAGAGAAAACCCTTTTAGTAAGATTTTTCTCGGCTTGGTGATGGAGAGTGAAGTCTTGCATTTTTCAAACTCTCCGCAGGGGGTTTTGGTCTGCAAGAGCTTTACAGCGAGGAGCGGATAATGCAGAAGGCACTGCAAAAGAAGGGACAAAGCTGGACTCCGCATTCGATGGAGGTTGCTGCAGTACCGATCGTGTGGACCAACGCTCCTGTGCAATCGTCTCAAAGCATCCGAAGCAGCAAATAAGCACTACAAAATGTCAATTGTTTCAGTCTGATGTAGTGTTAAGACCGCTCCAAAATTCCTATTTGGATGCGAAGGAATTGCAGAAGTCTCCGCGCAGAACGCGCTCTGTGTGCGCAGAACTGAGTCGTTGGTGACGTCACTCTGGGCTGGGTTGTGAGAGGTGGGGCCAGCAGACAAACAGAAAGTTCCCGTATGCGCATCTTCAGTCTTCAATTAGGTCCGCACTCCGTGCATATAAGGCTATTGCCTCAGCTCATTGTACACTTTTTCTGAAAGCGGTTTCAGGAGAGCTTTCGGAATGTCTGGACGCGGCAAAGGCGGCAAGGGGCTAGGCAAAGGGGGCGCTAAGCGTCATCGTAAGGTGCTGCGCGACAACATCCAGGGAATTACTAAGCCGGCTATCCGGCGTCTTGCTCGGCGCGGCGGTGTCAAGCGCATTTCTGGCCTCATTTATGAGGAGACCCGCGGAGTTCTGAAGGTTTTCTTGGAGAATGTTATCCGTGACGCTGTCACCTACACGGAGCATGCGAAGCGGAAGACGGTGACTGCCATGGATGTGGTGTACGCTCTTAAGCGTCAGGGGCGCACTCTCTACGGCTTCGGCGGTTGAAGTCTCCGCTTACACAACCCAAGTACTTAGTTTTTCCACCAAAGGCCCTTTTCAGGGCCGCCCACATTTTCCTGAGAAAGAGCtaacattttgtttcttcattttgttttgggTTGCTGTTTGTGAGAACGTAGTTCTAAGTGCGTGTCTAACTTGCAAGTAGTATTTTTTTCGTTGTTCCAGTGTTTGTTTCACTTAAATGGCTTGGGCATAAAAAATACCTTGTGTTGATTT
This region includes:
- the LOC138398935 gene encoding histone H4 is translated as MSGRGKGGKGLGKGGAKRHRKVLRDNIQGITKPAIRRLARRGGVKRISGLIYEETRGVLKVFLENVIRDAVTYTEHAKRKTVTAMDVVYALKRQGRTLYGFGG